One part of the Sorangiineae bacterium MSr11954 genome encodes these proteins:
- a CDS encoding TetR/AcrR family transcriptional regulator — translation MERRISLPIQGRQAPVERADAARNRRRILAAARKLLAKRPIDSIGMDELARAAGVGKGTIFRRFGDRSALCMALLDENERELQESVLADFHLPKGASAYQRLTVFLDALFAFHIDNARVLVEAETYRHPEERFAQPPYVWRRRELVRRIQRAKDAGDISPGDTAVTSELIMAGLGAPLLLWQVKRFGRNALHQRVMGIWQHLLQYRERTDE, via the coding sequence ATGGAAAGGCGGATCTCGCTACCGATTCAAGGGCGCCAGGCGCCCGTGGAGCGGGCCGACGCGGCGCGAAACCGCAGGCGCATTCTCGCCGCCGCGCGCAAGCTGCTCGCCAAGCGCCCCATCGACTCGATTGGCATGGACGAGCTGGCGCGGGCGGCGGGCGTGGGGAAAGGTACGATCTTCCGCCGCTTCGGCGACCGCAGCGCCCTTTGCATGGCGCTCTTGGACGAGAACGAGCGCGAGCTCCAGGAGAGCGTCCTGGCCGACTTTCATCTGCCAAAGGGCGCCTCGGCCTACCAGCGCCTCACCGTTTTTCTCGACGCCCTGTTCGCCTTCCACATCGACAACGCGCGCGTGCTGGTGGAAGCCGAAACCTACCGCCACCCGGAGGAGCGCTTCGCCCAACCCCCATACGTTTGGCGCCGCCGCGAGCTCGTCCGGCGCATCCAGCGCGCCAAAGACGCCGGCGACATCTCCCCCGGAGACACCGCCGTCACGTCCGAGCTCATCATGGCCGGCCTGGGCGCCCCGCTGCTCCTTTGGCAAGTGAAGCGCTTCGGCCGCAACGCGCTTCACCAGCGTGTGATGGGTATTTGGCAGCACTTACTTCAATATCGCGAACGAACGGACGAATGA
- a CDS encoding YceI family protein: MRKMLSSAVALLLLAAAPAVFAADYEVDTGHSRVGFGVKHMLVSTVRGTFTKFTGAIAIDDADITKSKVHLDIDAASINTDNAKRDEHLKSADFLDVTKFQKITFDSTKVERANANTLFVTGNLTIKNVMKPVILTVTGLTAEVKDPWGGIRRGAQASTKINRKEFGMTWNKAIESGGVVVGDDVAIDLEVELTKKK, from the coding sequence ATTCGAAAGATGCTCTCGTCCGCAGTTGCCTTGCTCCTGCTCGCCGCCGCCCCGGCCGTCTTCGCCGCCGATTACGAGGTCGACACGGGGCACAGCCGCGTTGGTTTCGGCGTCAAGCACATGCTGGTGTCGACCGTGCGCGGCACCTTCACCAAGTTCACGGGCGCCATCGCCATCGACGACGCGGACATCACCAAGTCCAAGGTGCACCTGGATATCGACGCGGCGTCGATCAACACCGACAACGCCAAGCGCGACGAGCACCTCAAGAGCGCCGACTTCCTCGACGTGACCAAGTTCCAGAAGATCACCTTCGACTCCACCAAGGTCGAGCGCGCGAACGCCAACACGCTGTTCGTGACCGGCAACCTCACGATCAAGAACGTGATGAAGCCGGTGATCCTCACGGTGACCGGCCTCACCGCCGAGGTCAAAGATCCCTGGGGCGGCATCCGGCGCGGCGCGCAGGCGAGCACCAAGATCAACCGCAAAGAGTTCGGCATGACCTGGAACAAGGCCATCGAGAGCGGCGGCGTCGTGGTGGGTGACGACGTGGCGATCGATCTCGAGGTGGAGCTCACCAAGAAGAAGTAA